In Anomaloglossus baeobatrachus isolate aAnoBae1 chromosome 3, aAnoBae1.hap1, whole genome shotgun sequence, one genomic interval encodes:
- the LOC142295810 gene encoding LOW QUALITY PROTEIN: centromere protein O-like (The sequence of the model RefSeq protein was modified relative to this genomic sequence to represent the inferred CDS: substituted 1 base at 1 genomic stop codon), with product MEEEVQTLFREGVLSHLAELDTLSHNMAEKQQRSRLQEDVLQKRELLLQLKKERDELQAKIKHQREEIQALSATHEERRLRRPRPRGAMQDLRLEEMKGVMEAPWFTGISGQKTDTGYCFCLSTAFEGHYLDSYYVQVDITETQRIVQHSVPIFIPLGKISEHLESSTRKFLSELFNHLNDFAGRKFQVDRLQDVLGAYVPGSLXTNSLHTVISFSYNVSVDGQTLCFSAKLSYGVITGMRPTEVQVTCPENAGPVQEAASSHSILFRTTTLHRALESLTTPEEGLAEK from the coding sequence atggaggaggaggtgcAGACGCTCTTCAGAGAAGGTGTCCTGTCACATCTCGCAGAGCTGGATACTTTGTCGCACAACATGGCGGAAAAGCAGCAGCGGAGTCGGTTACAGGAGGACGTTCTGCAGAAGAGGGAATTGCTCCTGCAGCTGAAGAAGGAGCGAGACGAGCTGCAGGCCAAGATCAAGCATCAGAGAGAGGAGATCCAAGCATTGTCTGCGACACATGAGGAAAGACGCCTGCGGCGGCCGAGGCCCAGAGGAGCCATGCAGGACCTGAGGCTGGAGGAAATGAAGGGCGTCATGGAGGCCCCGTGGTTCACAGGAATCAGTGGTCAGAAGACGGACACTGGATATTGCTTCTGCCTCAGCACAGCCTTTGAAGGCCACTACCTGGACTCCTATTACGTGCAAGTGGATATTACGGAGACACAGCGCATCGTCCAGCACTCCGTCCCCATATTCATTCCTCTCGGAAAAATCAGCGAACACCTGGAAAGCAGCACCAGAAAGTTCCTCTCCGAACTCTTCAACCATTTGAACGACTTTGCTGGGAGGAAATTCCAGGTTGATCGACTTCAGGACGTCCTTGGCGCTTACGTCCCGGGCTCCCTGTAGACGAATTCCCTTCACACTGTCATCTCGTTCAGTTACAACGTGTCGGTTGATGGACAGACTTTATGTTTTTCTGCAAAGCTATCATATGGCGTCATTACGGGCATGCGTCCGACAGAGGTGCAGGTCACCTGTCCAGAAAACGCCGGACCTGTACAGGAGGCGGCATCCTCGCACTCCATATTGTTTCGCACTACAACCCTACATAGAGCTCTGGAATCGCTGACCACCCCGGAGGAGGGCTTGGCTGAAAAGTAG